One Castanea sativa cultivar Marrone di Chiusa Pesio chromosome 4, ASM4071231v1 DNA window includes the following coding sequences:
- the LOC142632882 gene encoding uncharacterized protein LOC142632882 translates to MSNEIMLVATPITVLVNHGEKLEKFNGTEFKRWQQKMLFYLTTQNLSKFLYENAPKLKENETDRQVVAIVEAWKHVNFLCKYYILNGLDNILYSVYSSIKTAKELWDSLDKKYKIEDAGTKKFIVGKDLDYKMVDSKIVLSQVQELQVILHEIHAEGMSVSESFQVATIIEKFPPSRKDFKNYLKHKCKEMRLEDLIVRLRIEEDNHSLEKAVGNHYMESKANIVEHNKNKRKYSGESSS, encoded by the coding sequence ATGTCAAATGAAATTATGCTTGTTGCTACCCCTATTACTGTTCTTGTTAATCATGGAGAAAAGCTAGAGAAATTCAATGGTACTGAGTTTAAGAGATGGCAACAAAAAATGTTGTTCTATCTCACAACccaaaatttgtcaaaattcttgTATGAGAATGCTCCAAAACTCAAGGAAAATGAGACAGATAGGCAAGTGGTTGCTATTGTAGAAGCATGGAAACATGTTAACTTCCTGTGCAAATACTATATTCTGAATGGATTAgacaacatattgtatagtgtGTATAGTTCAATCAAGACAGCAAAAGAATTGTGGGATTCCTTAGACAAGAAATACAAGATAGAAGATGCTGGAACTAAAAAGTTCATTGTGGGCAAAGATCTGGATTACAAAATGGTGGATTCCAAAATTGTGCTTAGTCAAGTGCAAGAGCTTCAGGTAATCTTACATGAAATACATGCTGAGGGTATGTCTGTAAGTGAATCATTTCAGGTGGCTACTATCATTGAGAAATTTCCTCCATCTAGGAAAGATTTCAAAAATTACCTGAAGCATAAGTGTAAGGAGATGCGGCTAGAAGACTTGATCGTAAGATTGAGAATTGAGGAAGACAATCACTCTTTAGAAAAAGCTGTAGGGAATCACTACATGGAATCTAAAGCAAACATTGTGGAGCATAATAAGAATAAGAGAAAGTACTCTGGTGAAAGTTCGAGTTAA